In Pelodiscus sinensis isolate JC-2024 chromosome 2, ASM4963464v1, whole genome shotgun sequence, the following proteins share a genomic window:
- the FAM217A gene encoding protein FAM217A isoform X4 gives MEQLADLSLSKNRIRRTQPTPNNSKEGMFNSWTYTHDQSNTTVNRDSNKPPVETLSSSQGNTSNFFAVNPTLVGTYMNSYHPVSYQRPQQMPLEIYWTNGDGDFFNTRNENTASDSTPTTESSSDDTVHVSKWNLMLRNSSVENSLLTEASDKPKTEKVNDVLLHYFKDMDLNLRPETLQNIGKASSKHQNEVFPYPDFLPPPFNNLDLQKLAISKWDDWKVFFNPPPEKSVMKLISRLLEIERMQHLTILKEKTRDLTVSPSVMLGNRPSSTKSMHHLKQSRLSDPSCLQTAFNGEYQEKNKSSYSGCCMHECNSSKWEQCQNCKWSARSSSIKSSSTKHLRASCDAFKSSKAPIILNSSNMLLRRSSSCCVAAPRIQSTVKLTSQKILPPGIAVTSLYPDKDNSKYKQPRTKKKLYRKNVVTSKLKSVSTMPKQKYTDTDK, from the exons ATGGAACAACTGGCAGATCTCAGTTTGTCCAAAAATAGGATTAGAAGAACCCAG CCTACTCCAAATAATAGCAAGGAAGGGATGTTTAATTCCTGGACATATACACACGATCAAAGCAATACTACTGTGAACAg AGACTCCAATAAACCTCCAGTGGAAACTCTTTCCAGCTCACAGGGTAATACTTCAAACTTCTTTGCTGTTAATCCAACATTGGTGGGGACCTATATGAACAGTTATCACCCAGTGTCTTACCAAAGGCCTCAGCAGATGCCATTAGAAATCTACTGGACAAATGGAGATGGGGATTTTTTCAATACCAGAAATGAGAACACAGCTTCTGACTCGACTCCTACTACGGAAAGTAGTAGTGATGACACTGTCCATGTATCCAAATGGAATTTGATGTTGAGAAACAGTAGTGTGGAGAACAGTCTATTAACGGAAGCAAGTGATAAGCCTAAGACTGAAAAAGTGAATGATGTTTTGCTTCATTATTTCAAAGATATGGATCTGAACTTAAGACCAGAAACTCtacaaaatattggaaaagcttCCTCCAAGCATCAAAATGAAGTGTTTCCATACCCCGATTTTCTCCCCCCACCTTTCAACAACCTGGATTTACAAAAGTTGGCCATATCAAAATGGGATGACTGGAAGGTATTCTTTAATCCACCACCGGAAAAGTCTGTTATGAAATTAATCTCTCGTCTATTGGAAATTGAAAGGATGCAGCACTTAACTATATTAAAAGAGAAGACAAGAGACTTGACAGTATCTCCCAGTGTGATGCTTGGCAATAGACCTAGTTCCACAAAATCTATGCATCACTTGAAGCAGTCAAGATTGTCTGACCCTTCATGTCTCCAAACAGCTTTTAATGGAGAATATcaagagaaaaataaatctaGCTATTCTGGCTGCTGCATGCATGAGTGTAACAGCTCAAAATGGGAGCAGTGTCAAAATTGCAAATGGAGTGCTAGGTCATCCTCTATTAAAAGTTCATCCACAAAGCATCTTAGAGCATCTTGTGATGCCTTTAAAAGCTCTAAAGCCCCCATCATTTTAAACTCTAGCAACATGCTCTTGCGAAGGTCTTCCTCATGCTGTGTGGCGGCACCAAGAATTCAATCAACTGTTAAATTGACTTCCCAAAAGATACTGCCACCAGGTATTGCTGTAACCAGTCTTTACCCTGATAAGGACAATTCAAAATATAAACAGCCAAGGACCAAAAAGAAACTCTACAGAAAAAATGTAGTAACGAGTAAGCTAAAATCTGTATCTACCATGCCAAAGCAGAAATATACTGACACTGACAAATAG
- the FAM217A gene encoding protein FAM217A isoform X2, with product MRRAGSGAADAQTPGALRSFGGFGRRSRHCSAVDRGDFSGGIYGTSLPLASGSDSRQNIHTSNLEHDVHLPENKFRLSRDEIGTGGVLSSKFHKEAYTTTMEQLADLSLSKNRIRRTQPTPNNSKEGMFNSWTYTHDQSNTTVNRDSNKPPVETLSSSQGNTSNFFAVNPTLVGTYMNSYHPVSYQRPQQMPLEIYWTNGDGDFFNTRNENTASDSTPTTESSSDDTVHVSKWNLMLRNSSVENSLLTEASDKPKTEKVNDVLLHYFKDMDLNLRPETLQNIGKASSKHQNEVFPYPDFLPPPFNNLDLQKLAISKWDDWKVFFNPPPEKSVMKLISRLLEIERMQHLTILKEKTRDLTVSPSVMLGNRPSSTKSMHHLKQSRLSDPSCLQTAFNGEYQEKNKSSYSGCCMHECNSSKWEQCQNCKWSARSSSIKSSSTKHLRASCDAFKSSKAPIILNSSNMLLRRSSSCCVAAPRIQSTVKLTSQKILPPGIAVTSLYPDKDNSKYKQPRTKKKLYRKNVVTSKLKSVSTMPKQKYTDTDK from the exons ATGCgccgggccgggagcggggccgcCGACGCCCAGACTCCCGGGGCCCTCAGGAGCTTCGGAGG gtTCGGCAGGCGGAGCCGACACTGCAGCGCCGTGGACAGAGGGGACTTCAGCGGCGGCATCTATGGCACCAGCCTCCCGCTCGCCAGCGGCTCCGACTCCCGCCAG AATATACATACCAGCAATTTGGAACATGATGTCCATCTTCCAGAAAATAAATTCCGTCTTTCAAGAGATGAGATTGGCACAGGAG GTGTTCTTTCAAGCAAGTTTCATAAG GAAGCATACACAACTACAATGGAACAACTGGCAGATCTCAGTTTGTCCAAAAATAGGATTAGAAGAACCCAG CCTACTCCAAATAATAGCAAGGAAGGGATGTTTAATTCCTGGACATATACACACGATCAAAGCAATACTACTGTGAACAg AGACTCCAATAAACCTCCAGTGGAAACTCTTTCCAGCTCACAGGGTAATACTTCAAACTTCTTTGCTGTTAATCCAACATTGGTGGGGACCTATATGAACAGTTATCACCCAGTGTCTTACCAAAGGCCTCAGCAGATGCCATTAGAAATCTACTGGACAAATGGAGATGGGGATTTTTTCAATACCAGAAATGAGAACACAGCTTCTGACTCGACTCCTACTACGGAAAGTAGTAGTGATGACACTGTCCATGTATCCAAATGGAATTTGATGTTGAGAAACAGTAGTGTGGAGAACAGTCTATTAACGGAAGCAAGTGATAAGCCTAAGACTGAAAAAGTGAATGATGTTTTGCTTCATTATTTCAAAGATATGGATCTGAACTTAAGACCAGAAACTCtacaaaatattggaaaagcttCCTCCAAGCATCAAAATGAAGTGTTTCCATACCCCGATTTTCTCCCCCCACCTTTCAACAACCTGGATTTACAAAAGTTGGCCATATCAAAATGGGATGACTGGAAGGTATTCTTTAATCCACCACCGGAAAAGTCTGTTATGAAATTAATCTCTCGTCTATTGGAAATTGAAAGGATGCAGCACTTAACTATATTAAAAGAGAAGACAAGAGACTTGACAGTATCTCCCAGTGTGATGCTTGGCAATAGACCTAGTTCCACAAAATCTATGCATCACTTGAAGCAGTCAAGATTGTCTGACCCTTCATGTCTCCAAACAGCTTTTAATGGAGAATATcaagagaaaaataaatctaGCTATTCTGGCTGCTGCATGCATGAGTGTAACAGCTCAAAATGGGAGCAGTGTCAAAATTGCAAATGGAGTGCTAGGTCATCCTCTATTAAAAGTTCATCCACAAAGCATCTTAGAGCATCTTGTGATGCCTTTAAAAGCTCTAAAGCCCCCATCATTTTAAACTCTAGCAACATGCTCTTGCGAAGGTCTTCCTCATGCTGTGTGGCGGCACCAAGAATTCAATCAACTGTTAAATTGACTTCCCAAAAGATACTGCCACCAGGTATTGCTGTAACCAGTCTTTACCCTGATAAGGACAATTCAAAATATAAACAGCCAAGGACCAAAAAGAAACTCTACAGAAAAAATGTAGTAACGAGTAAGCTAAAATCTGTATCTACCATGCCAAAGCAGAAATATACTGACACTGACAAATAG
- the FAM217A gene encoding protein FAM217A isoform X3 has protein sequence MQEAYTTTMEQLADLSLSKNRIRRTQPTPNNSKEGMFNSWTYTHDQSNTTVNRDSNKPPVETLSSSQGNTSNFFAVNPTLVGTYMNSYHPVSYQRPQQMPLEIYWTNGDGDFFNTRNENTASDSTPTTESSSDDTVHVSKWNLMLRNSSVENSLLTEASDKPKTEKVNDVLLHYFKDMDLNLRPETLQNIGKASSKHQNEVFPYPDFLPPPFNNLDLQKLAISKWDDWKVFFNPPPEKSVMKLISRLLEIERMQHLTILKEKTRDLTVSPSVMLGNRPSSTKSMHHLKQSRLSDPSCLQTAFNGEYQEKNKSSYSGCCMHECNSSKWEQCQNCKWSARSSSIKSSSTKHLRASCDAFKSSKAPIILNSSNMLLRRSSSCCVAAPRIQSTVKLTSQKILPPGIAVTSLYPDKDNSKYKQPRTKKKLYRKNVVTSKLKSVSTMPKQKYTDTDK, from the exons ATGCAG GAAGCATACACAACTACAATGGAACAACTGGCAGATCTCAGTTTGTCCAAAAATAGGATTAGAAGAACCCAG CCTACTCCAAATAATAGCAAGGAAGGGATGTTTAATTCCTGGACATATACACACGATCAAAGCAATACTACTGTGAACAg AGACTCCAATAAACCTCCAGTGGAAACTCTTTCCAGCTCACAGGGTAATACTTCAAACTTCTTTGCTGTTAATCCAACATTGGTGGGGACCTATATGAACAGTTATCACCCAGTGTCTTACCAAAGGCCTCAGCAGATGCCATTAGAAATCTACTGGACAAATGGAGATGGGGATTTTTTCAATACCAGAAATGAGAACACAGCTTCTGACTCGACTCCTACTACGGAAAGTAGTAGTGATGACACTGTCCATGTATCCAAATGGAATTTGATGTTGAGAAACAGTAGTGTGGAGAACAGTCTATTAACGGAAGCAAGTGATAAGCCTAAGACTGAAAAAGTGAATGATGTTTTGCTTCATTATTTCAAAGATATGGATCTGAACTTAAGACCAGAAACTCtacaaaatattggaaaagcttCCTCCAAGCATCAAAATGAAGTGTTTCCATACCCCGATTTTCTCCCCCCACCTTTCAACAACCTGGATTTACAAAAGTTGGCCATATCAAAATGGGATGACTGGAAGGTATTCTTTAATCCACCACCGGAAAAGTCTGTTATGAAATTAATCTCTCGTCTATTGGAAATTGAAAGGATGCAGCACTTAACTATATTAAAAGAGAAGACAAGAGACTTGACAGTATCTCCCAGTGTGATGCTTGGCAATAGACCTAGTTCCACAAAATCTATGCATCACTTGAAGCAGTCAAGATTGTCTGACCCTTCATGTCTCCAAACAGCTTTTAATGGAGAATATcaagagaaaaataaatctaGCTATTCTGGCTGCTGCATGCATGAGTGTAACAGCTCAAAATGGGAGCAGTGTCAAAATTGCAAATGGAGTGCTAGGTCATCCTCTATTAAAAGTTCATCCACAAAGCATCTTAGAGCATCTTGTGATGCCTTTAAAAGCTCTAAAGCCCCCATCATTTTAAACTCTAGCAACATGCTCTTGCGAAGGTCTTCCTCATGCTGTGTGGCGGCACCAAGAATTCAATCAACTGTTAAATTGACTTCCCAAAAGATACTGCCACCAGGTATTGCTGTAACCAGTCTTTACCCTGATAAGGACAATTCAAAATATAAACAGCCAAGGACCAAAAAGAAACTCTACAGAAAAAATGTAGTAACGAGTAAGCTAAAATCTGTATCTACCATGCCAAAGCAGAAATATACTGACACTGACAAATAG
- the FAM217A gene encoding protein FAM217A isoform X5 codes for MRRAGSGAADAQTPGALRSFGGFGRRSRHCSAVDRGDFSGGIYGTSLPLASGSDSRQNIHTSNLEHDVHLPENKFRLSRDEIGTGGVLSSKFHKSRGVTYMQEAYTTTMEQLADLSLSKNRIRRTQPTPNNSKEGMFNSWTYTHDQSNTTVNSFLLRPGADLPLHQSPEYIDCLYYFGATVS; via the exons ATGCgccgggccgggagcggggccgcCGACGCCCAGACTCCCGGGGCCCTCAGGAGCTTCGGAGG gtTCGGCAGGCGGAGCCGACACTGCAGCGCCGTGGACAGAGGGGACTTCAGCGGCGGCATCTATGGCACCAGCCTCCCGCTCGCCAGCGGCTCCGACTCCCGCCAG AATATACATACCAGCAATTTGGAACATGATGTCCATCTTCCAGAAAATAAATTCCGTCTTTCAAGAGATGAGATTGGCACAGGAG GTGTTCTTTCAAGCAAGTTTCATAAG TCCAGGGGAGTTACATATATGCAG GAAGCATACACAACTACAATGGAACAACTGGCAGATCTCAGTTTGTCCAAAAATAGGATTAGAAGAACCCAG CCTACTCCAAATAATAGCAAGGAAGGGATGTTTAATTCCTGGACATATACACACGATCAAAGCAATACTACTGTGAACAg CTTCTTACTCAGGCCAGGGGCTGATCTTCCTCTCCATCAATCTCCTGAGTACATTGATTGTCTCTACTACTTTGGTGCAACAGTTTCATAG
- the FAM217A gene encoding protein FAM217A isoform X1, translated as MRRAGSGAADAQTPGALRSFGGFGRRSRHCSAVDRGDFSGGIYGTSLPLASGSDSRQNIHTSNLEHDVHLPENKFRLSRDEIGTGGVLSSKFHKSRGVTYMQEAYTTTMEQLADLSLSKNRIRRTQPTPNNSKEGMFNSWTYTHDQSNTTVNRDSNKPPVETLSSSQGNTSNFFAVNPTLVGTYMNSYHPVSYQRPQQMPLEIYWTNGDGDFFNTRNENTASDSTPTTESSSDDTVHVSKWNLMLRNSSVENSLLTEASDKPKTEKVNDVLLHYFKDMDLNLRPETLQNIGKASSKHQNEVFPYPDFLPPPFNNLDLQKLAISKWDDWKVFFNPPPEKSVMKLISRLLEIERMQHLTILKEKTRDLTVSPSVMLGNRPSSTKSMHHLKQSRLSDPSCLQTAFNGEYQEKNKSSYSGCCMHECNSSKWEQCQNCKWSARSSSIKSSSTKHLRASCDAFKSSKAPIILNSSNMLLRRSSSCCVAAPRIQSTVKLTSQKILPPGIAVTSLYPDKDNSKYKQPRTKKKLYRKNVVTSKLKSVSTMPKQKYTDTDK; from the exons ATGCgccgggccgggagcggggccgcCGACGCCCAGACTCCCGGGGCCCTCAGGAGCTTCGGAGG gtTCGGCAGGCGGAGCCGACACTGCAGCGCCGTGGACAGAGGGGACTTCAGCGGCGGCATCTATGGCACCAGCCTCCCGCTCGCCAGCGGCTCCGACTCCCGCCAG AATATACATACCAGCAATTTGGAACATGATGTCCATCTTCCAGAAAATAAATTCCGTCTTTCAAGAGATGAGATTGGCACAGGAG GTGTTCTTTCAAGCAAGTTTCATAAG TCCAGGGGAGTTACATATATGCAG GAAGCATACACAACTACAATGGAACAACTGGCAGATCTCAGTTTGTCCAAAAATAGGATTAGAAGAACCCAG CCTACTCCAAATAATAGCAAGGAAGGGATGTTTAATTCCTGGACATATACACACGATCAAAGCAATACTACTGTGAACAg AGACTCCAATAAACCTCCAGTGGAAACTCTTTCCAGCTCACAGGGTAATACTTCAAACTTCTTTGCTGTTAATCCAACATTGGTGGGGACCTATATGAACAGTTATCACCCAGTGTCTTACCAAAGGCCTCAGCAGATGCCATTAGAAATCTACTGGACAAATGGAGATGGGGATTTTTTCAATACCAGAAATGAGAACACAGCTTCTGACTCGACTCCTACTACGGAAAGTAGTAGTGATGACACTGTCCATGTATCCAAATGGAATTTGATGTTGAGAAACAGTAGTGTGGAGAACAGTCTATTAACGGAAGCAAGTGATAAGCCTAAGACTGAAAAAGTGAATGATGTTTTGCTTCATTATTTCAAAGATATGGATCTGAACTTAAGACCAGAAACTCtacaaaatattggaaaagcttCCTCCAAGCATCAAAATGAAGTGTTTCCATACCCCGATTTTCTCCCCCCACCTTTCAACAACCTGGATTTACAAAAGTTGGCCATATCAAAATGGGATGACTGGAAGGTATTCTTTAATCCACCACCGGAAAAGTCTGTTATGAAATTAATCTCTCGTCTATTGGAAATTGAAAGGATGCAGCACTTAACTATATTAAAAGAGAAGACAAGAGACTTGACAGTATCTCCCAGTGTGATGCTTGGCAATAGACCTAGTTCCACAAAATCTATGCATCACTTGAAGCAGTCAAGATTGTCTGACCCTTCATGTCTCCAAACAGCTTTTAATGGAGAATATcaagagaaaaataaatctaGCTATTCTGGCTGCTGCATGCATGAGTGTAACAGCTCAAAATGGGAGCAGTGTCAAAATTGCAAATGGAGTGCTAGGTCATCCTCTATTAAAAGTTCATCCACAAAGCATCTTAGAGCATCTTGTGATGCCTTTAAAAGCTCTAAAGCCCCCATCATTTTAAACTCTAGCAACATGCTCTTGCGAAGGTCTTCCTCATGCTGTGTGGCGGCACCAAGAATTCAATCAACTGTTAAATTGACTTCCCAAAAGATACTGCCACCAGGTATTGCTGTAACCAGTCTTTACCCTGATAAGGACAATTCAAAATATAAACAGCCAAGGACCAAAAAGAAACTCTACAGAAAAAATGTAGTAACGAGTAAGCTAAAATCTGTATCTACCATGCCAAAGCAGAAATATACTGACACTGACAAATAG